The sequence GTCGAGCTGGTGACCGCGAACGGCAGCCGGTCCACCGGCGCGGCCGTCAACGGTCGGGTCACCGTCAGCGTGCCGGCGCGCGGGCTCGTCGCCCTCGTCATCCGGAACGTGGACGTGCAGCGCCCCGCGCTGCCGTCCGACGACGTGGCCGATCATGGCCGCGACAGCTTCCACGAGGTCGACACCGACCCCGCCACCGAATACGGGATCGCCCGCGGGATGCTCCTGGTGCGGCCCGACGGACAGGGCTACGACGCCTACGTGCAGATCGACACTGAGCAGCAGGCGACGCTGTCGTATCGCATCGGCGGGAAGCCGGCGAAGCGGGCTCCCGCGAAGGCGTATCCCTACGAGTGGACGATCCCGGTAGACGACCTCACCGACAAATTCCGGTACACGATCACCACGGGCGGGGCGACGACCGAAGAGGTGACCCTGCGGCTGCCCGCCCGGATCACCGGAGCCAACTCCGGAATCGTGGGCGACGTGATCGCGCAGGCGACGGGTACGGCCGGGGACCGCGTGCCGTTGATCTTCGAGGTGCGCAACGCGACCGGTGATCCGATCACCGGCGACATCACGGTGGCCCTGCCGGCGGGGTGGCAGCTCGACGGCACCGTACCGGCGATCACGGTCCCCGCGGAGGGCTCCGCGCGGGTGGAATCGGCGGCGATCATCGCGACGAACGCGGAGCTCGGCGAGGTCGATGTCACCGCGAACGTGACGGTCGCGGGGGAGGATCCGGTGCAGCTGCGCGCGGCCGCGATCGAGGTGATCGACCGTCGACGGCTGGTGTCACTCACCTCCGATGTCGAGATCGTCAGCGGGCCGGGCGCTGTCGCGAAGCTCACCGCGCTGGTCATCAACACGGGCGTCACCCCGCTGCAGGGCACGCTCGCGCTGTACGGCGTCAGCGGGTGGAGTGTGGGGCAGCAGAGCACGAGCATCACGGTGCCGCCGCGATCCGACCTCACCCACACCTGGACGGTGACCGCCGGGTCGGGCGTCGCGCCCGGCTCGTCGACGCGGTTCGAAGCGCGACTCGATCAGACCCTGCGCCGGGGCGTGCTCGTGCGCGTCGCCGACGAGGGTGTCATCGCGCACACCCAGTCCCCGTGGCCGGGCTACCTGGAGTCCGGCAACTGGTACCCCAGTGGACTCTCCGGATGGAACGGCACGAGGACGCGGTACAGCGACTCCGACTCGGTGGGCAGCACGGTGACGTGGAACGTGGAGCTGCCGGACGCCGGGCTCTACCGCGTCTCGGTCTGGTACCCCACGAACTCGACGACCACGACCTCGGCGGCCTACGTCGTGGAGCATCAGGACGGCAGCTCCGAGGTCATCGTGGACCAGACGCAGGGCGCGGCGGCCTGGCGTTCGCTGGGCTCGTTCCGCTACGCCGCCGGGGCCACCGGCACGGTCCGACTCGAAGTCCGCAACACCAGCATCCACCGGGTCAGCGCCGCACAGTTCGTGCGCATCGGGAACTGACGCGAAAGAACGGGTGGGTGGGCCGGAGAGATCCGGCCCACCCACCCGTTCTTCGTCGGATGTCGATGCGGATCAGTGCCGCACGTACTCCTGGATCGCGTCCTCGTCGACGGTCACGCCGAGCCCGGGGCCGGTCGGCACGACGAACCCGCCGTCTGCGCGCACCTCGAGCGGGGTCGTCAGCAGGCGGTTGGCGACGGGAAGGGTGAACGGCTGGTACTCGAAGGCGAGGAGCGACGCGGCGCTCGCCGCGACATGCACGCCGGCGGCCATCGCGATGCCGAACGCAGCGGAGTGGTGCGGCGCCACCGGCACGTGGAAGGCATCGGAGACCGCGGCGATCGCGAGGCCTTCGGTGATGCCGGTGCGGCCGATGTCGGGCTGGGTCAGACCGACCGCGCGGCGGGTGAGCCAGTCCGTGAACTCGAAGCGGCTGCGCATGGCCTCGCCGATCGCGATCGGGGTGGCGAGAGCGGTCGCGAGGTCGCGGTGCCCCTCGACGTCCTCCGGGGCGAGCGGCGCCTCGAAGAACCAGGCGCGCCGGTCGTCCAGCTCGCGGCCGAGTGCGCGTGCCTCGCCGAGCCTATACGTCCAGTGCGCGTCGAGCGCGACGTCGAGGTCGGGGTGCACACCGCGGACGGCGTCGTAGGTCGCCAGGTCGGTGCGGATGTCGACACCGAGGTGCAGCTTGATCCGGCGGACGCCGCCCTCCACGAGCTCTGCGGTCTTCTCGGCGCGCTCGATGTCGTCGACACCGCGGATGCCGGAGACGTAGGTCGGCAGCACCTCGTGGAAGCGTCCGCCGGCGAGCTCGGACACCGAGAGGCCGGTGGCGTGGCCCCAGAGGTCCCAGAGC is a genomic window of Microbacterium maritypicum containing:
- a CDS encoding mandelate racemase/muconate lactonizing enzyme family protein, whose amino-acid sequence is MRITRVQTFPLYLSKEDANNSYAGDTAVDHRGYVIRPPWRSLYSPGYETLLVKIETDEGLVGWGEALAPVAPVVAAAIVDNLLTPLILGEDPRSVRTLWHRMTESMRERGHLTGHQADAMAAVDIALWDLWGHATGLSVSELAGGRFHEVLPTYVSGIRGVDDIERAEKTAELVEGGVRRIKLHLGVDIRTDLATYDAVRGVHPDLDVALDAHWTYRLGEARALGRELDDRRAWFFEAPLAPEDVEGHRDLATALATPIAIGEAMRSRFEFTDWLTRRAVGLTQPDIGRTGITEGLAIAAVSDAFHVPVAPHHSAAFGIAMAAGVHVAASAASLLAFEYQPFTLPVANRLLTTPLEVRADGGFVVPTGPGLGVTVDEDAIQEYVRH